The Glycine soja cultivar W05 chromosome 3, ASM419377v2, whole genome shotgun sequence genome window below encodes:
- the LOC114407565 gene encoding probable protein phosphatase 2C 34, protein MGHFSSMFNGLARSFSMKKGRRNGKCGGREAAEAMAKEAKKNDMMLCSSGIVHVDGSNNFASVFSKRGQKGVNQDCCMVWEEFGCQEDMIFCGIFDGHGPWGHFVAKRIRESMPPSLLCNWQETLAQTSIDHPAIDVEEEKSKHYRFNIWKHSYLKTCAAIDQELEQYRKIDSFYSGTTALSIVRQGELIVIANVGDSRAVLATTSDDGSLVPVQLTIDFKPNLPQEAERIIQCQGRVFCLEDEPGVHRVWLPDEESPGLAMSRAFGDYCIKGHGLISVPEVTHRNITSRDQFVVLATDGVWDVISNKEAVDIVSSAADKAKAAKRLVECAVHAWKRKRRGIAVDDISAICLFFHSSSLSTGQVSQVATLK, encoded by the exons ATGGGGCATTTTTCCTCAATGTTCAATGGGTTGGCACGGTCTTTTTCaatgaagaaaggaagaagGAATGGGAAATGTGGGGGGAGGGAAGCTGCTGAAGCAATGGCAAAGGAAGCTAAGAAGAATGACATGATGTTGTGTAGCTCTGGCATTGTTCATGTCGATGGTTCAAACAACTTTGCCTCCGTTTTCTCCAAAAGAGGCCAGAAAGGAGTGAACCAAGATTGCTGCATGGTGTGGGAG GAATTTGGATGCCAAGAGGACATGATATTTTGTGGGATATTTGATGGGCATGGACCATGGGGTCACTTTGTGGCCAAAAGAATAAGAGAGTCAATGCCACCATCTTTGCTATGCAACTGGCAGGAGACATTAGCCCAAACTTCAATTGATCATCCGGCTATTGATGTAGAGGAAGAGAAAAGTAAACATTACAGATTCAACATATGGAAGCATTCTTACTTGAAGACTTGTGCTGCCATTGATCAAGAACTAGAGCAATATCGCAAGATAGACTCGTTTTACAGCGGAACAACTGCCCTATCAATTGTTAGACAG GGTGAACTCATTGTCATAGCAAATGTTGGCGACTCTCGTGCTGTATTGGCTACAACATCAGATGATGGAAGTCTGGTACCAGTTCAACTAACAATCGATTTCAAGCCAAATTTACCAC AGGAGGCAGAGAGAATAATTCAGTGCCAGGGGCGTGTGTTCTGCTTAGAGGACGAGCCAGGGGTGCATAGGGTGTGGTTACCGGATGAAGAGTCTCCGGGACTAGCCATGTCTAGGGCCTTTGGTGACTACTGCATCAAAGGGCATGGTCTTATTTCTGTGCCTGAGGTAACACACAGAAATATAACTAGTAGAGACCAGTTTGTTGTGCTAGCCACTGATGGG GTTTGGGATGTAATCTCTAATAAAGAAGCAGTGGATATTGTATCTTCAGCAGCAGATAAAGCTAAGGCAGCTAAACGTTTGGTGGAGTGTGCGGTGCATGCATGGAAACGCAAGAGACGGGGCATTGCCGTGGATGACATTTCAGCTATTTGTCTCTTCTTTCACTCTTCTTCCCTTTCAACAGGGCAAGTTAGCCAGGTTGCCACATTAAAATAG